One window from the genome of Haemorhous mexicanus isolate bHaeMex1 chromosome 22, bHaeMex1.pri, whole genome shotgun sequence encodes:
- the TBX2 gene encoding T-box transcription factor TBX2, whose protein sequence is MRDPAFPGTAMAYHPFHAPRPADFPMSAFLAAAQPSFFPALALPPAALAKPMPDPGLAGAAEAGLHVSALGHHHQAAHLRSLKSLEPEEEVEDDPKVTLEAKELWDQFHKLGTEMVITKSGRRMFPPFKVRVSGLDKKAKYILLMDIVAADDCRYKFHNSRWMVAGKADPEMPKRMYIHPDSPATGEQWMAKPVAFHKLKLTNNISDKHGFTILNSMHKYQPRFHIVRANDILKLPYSTFRTYVFPETDFIAVTAYQNDKITQLKIDNNPFAKGFRDTGNGRREKRKQLSLPSLRMYEEPCKPDRDGGESDASSCEPSAVRDALHSPVGALPSPLRLKGSGREEKPGADSDTEVEKVPEERPVAAASPSAEDATPRGSPRCPEERSKERHSPEKAKDGASPREGPGEGLFGTRGLEKDKVEGRRKETEPGKKDTEGGGLGKEAFAPLMVHTDSPPHLSTGHLQSLALSGLHGQQFFSPLGAGQPLFIHPGQFAMAPGAFSAMGMGHLLASVTGGGSLENGALSSAPGAAGTATPFPFHLSQHMLASQGIPMPTFGGLFPYPYTYMAAAAAAASAMPATSAAAAGPLSRNPFLGSSRPRLRFSPYQLPVTIPPSTNLLTTGLPASLNPGSEGSKAGSSREPSPLPEVPLHKGGSQRPAASPKGSLKESLNELQNIQRLVSGLESQRELSPGRESPK, encoded by the exons ATGAGAGATCCAGCCTTCCCAGGGACTGCCATGGCTTACCACCCCTTCCACGCACCCCGGCCGGCTGACTTCCCCATGTCCGCTTTCCTCGCAGCCGCCCAGCCGTCCTTTTTCCcggctctggctctgcctccGGCGGCTTTGGCGAAGCCCATGCCGGACCCGGGGCTGGCCGGGGCGGCCGAGGCCGGGCTGCACGTCTCGGCCCTGGGACACCACCACCAAGCCGCCCATCTGCGCTCGCTCAAAAGCCTGGAACCCGAGGAGGAGGTCGAGGACGACCCCAAAGTAACGCTGGAAGCCAAAGAGCTTTGGGACCAGTTCCACAAGCTGGGCACCGAGATGGTGATCACCAAGTCTGGGAG GAGGATGTTCCCCCCGTTCAAGGTGCGGGTGAGCGGCCTGGACAAGAAGGCCAAGTACATTTTGCTGATGGATATAGTGGCGGCCGACGACTGCCGGTACAAATTCCACAACTCCCGCTGGATGGTGGCTGGCAAGGCCGACCCGGAGATGCCCAAGCGCATGTACATCCACCCCGACAGCCCGGCCACGGGGGAGCAGTGGATGGCCAAACCTGTTGCCTTTCACAAGCTCAAGCTCACCAACAACATCTCGGATAAGCATGGCTTT ACCATCCTGAACTCCATGCACAAGTACCAGCCCAGGTTCCACATCGTCCGGGCCAACGACATCCTCAAGCTGCCCTACAGCACCTTCCGCACCTACGTGTTCCCCGAGACCGACTTCATCGCCGTCACTGCCTACCAGAACGACAAG ATCACGCAGCTGAAAATCGATAACAACCCCTTCGCCAAGGGCTTTCGGGACACGGGCAATGGCCGGCGGGAGAAGAG GAAGCAGCTCTCGCTGCCGTCCCTGCGGATGTACGAGGAGCCCTGCAAGCCCGACCGAGACGGCGGCGAGTCGGACGCCTCCTCCTGCGAGCCCTCGGCCGTGCGCGACGCCCTGCACTCGCCCGTGggtgccctccccagccccctgcgCCTCAAGGGCAGCGGCAGAG AGGAGAAGCCAGGGGCTGACAGCGACACGGAGGTGGAGAAGGTGCCCGAGGAGCGGCCggtggcagcagccagccccagcgCGGAGGACGCGACGCCCCGCGGCAGCCCGCGGTGCCCGGAGGAGCGGAGCAAGgagaggcacagcccagagaaagccaaggatggggcatccccCCGGGAGGGTCCTGGCGAGGGCCTGTTCGGCACACGGGGCCTGGAGAAGGACAaggtggaaggaaggaggaaagagacAGAGCCAGGCAAGAAGGACACGGAGGGCGGCGGGCTGGGCAAGGAGGCCTTCGCCCCGCTGATGGTGCACACGGACAGCCCCCCGCACCTGAGCACCGggcacctgcagagcctggcGCTCTCTGGCCTCCATGGGCAGCAGTTCTTCAGCCCGCTGGGTGCTGGGCAGCCCCTCTTCATCCACCCAGGACAGTTTGCCATGGCCCCCGGCGCCTTCTCTGCCATGGGCATGGGACACTTGCTGGCCTCGGTGACCGGCGGGGGCAGCCTGGAGAACGGAGCCCTCTCGTCCGCCCCGGGCGCAGCAGGGACGGCCACCCCCTTCCCTTTCCACCTCTCCCAGCACATGTTGGCCTCTCAG GGAATCCCGATGCCCACCTTCGGCGGACTCTTCCCCTACCCCTACACCTACATGGCCGCGGCTGCAGCGGCCGCCTCGGCCATGCCGGCCACCAGCGCGGCCGCCGCGGGGCCGCTGTCCCGCAACcccttcctgggcagcagccggccccGCCTGCGCTTCAGCCCCTACCAGCTCCCGGTGACCATCCCGCCCAGCACCAACCTGCTGACCACCGGCCTGCCCGCCAGCCTCAACCCCGGCTCCGAGGGCTCCAAGGCGGGCAGCAGCCGGGagcccagccccctgcccgAGGTGCCCCTGCACAAGGGGGGCAGCCAGcgccccgccgcctcccccaAGGGCTCCCTGAAGGAGTCCCTCAATGAACTGCAGAACATCCAGAGACTGGTCAGCGGGCTGGAGAGCCAGCGGGAGCTGTCACCCGGCAGGGAGTCCCCGAAGTGA